In Synechococcus sp. CC9616, the following are encoded in one genomic region:
- a CDS encoding amino acid ABC transporter substrate-binding protein, with the protein MTPQQASAAPEQDEDHQDNDALNRSASASRVAALQHTLRRGARGLKQWPLLSWTCIAASLIGCQSLLTSGLNHPRITVMLPLGPGDEQLRQQFLRGFTIGEDSVKACSVSLPAASWLGLPPDTSPADVLLKEIDQQLLVAPPGADLRAFGRLAKARDLSVLLPFQRGGSLGRLASLEGSERLWPLVPSRREDLKAIAAASLSNGWDWAMVVRDPDSLESSEAETFVELFFDGGGAVKSYTRSDIQSVDPEDDAAFQRFSEDMLWSRVPTMVVAADPNGDLARKLLDAQSKAEFGIERPSVPNWVWISGSTVLGEMSQQPWQQLGLRHAARGDGWSSFAKAFESRWGDQPTLLEASGYDTARVLALAGTAPPPLSKEGTPDAMGWVDPDAKPVPLCKGFQMRQQGKSLRIPAAASDFRLQPGQAPSGSAMAGLIRG; encoded by the coding sequence ATGACCCCTCAGCAGGCCAGTGCCGCTCCAGAGCAGGATGAGGATCATCAGGACAACGACGCCCTCAACAGGTCTGCATCGGCTTCAAGGGTTGCCGCTCTTCAGCACACTCTGCGACGCGGAGCTCGAGGGCTGAAGCAATGGCCACTGCTCAGCTGGACTTGCATCGCCGCCAGTTTGATCGGTTGCCAATCACTCCTCACCAGCGGACTCAACCATCCACGGATCACCGTGATGCTGCCGCTTGGTCCAGGAGATGAGCAGCTGCGTCAGCAGTTCCTGCGCGGCTTCACGATTGGCGAGGACAGCGTCAAAGCGTGTTCCGTGTCGCTGCCAGCTGCCTCTTGGCTCGGCCTCCCGCCTGACACCTCGCCGGCCGATGTCCTCCTCAAAGAGATTGATCAGCAATTGCTTGTGGCTCCGCCGGGCGCTGATCTGCGGGCCTTCGGCCGGCTGGCGAAAGCCAGGGACCTCAGTGTTCTGCTGCCTTTTCAGCGCGGTGGATCACTGGGACGTCTGGCCAGCCTTGAAGGCAGCGAACGCCTCTGGCCTCTGGTCCCATCTCGCAGGGAGGATCTCAAGGCCATTGCAGCGGCCTCCCTCAGCAACGGCTGGGACTGGGCGATGGTTGTCCGGGATCCTGATTCCCTGGAATCGTCGGAGGCCGAGACCTTCGTTGAGCTGTTTTTCGATGGCGGTGGCGCTGTGAAGTCCTACACGCGCAGTGATATCCAATCCGTTGACCCAGAGGATGACGCTGCCTTCCAGAGATTCTCTGAGGACATGCTCTGGTCCCGTGTTCCAACCATGGTTGTTGCTGCTGACCCAAACGGTGACCTCGCCCGCAAACTTCTGGATGCTCAGAGCAAGGCTGAATTCGGCATCGAACGCCCTTCGGTGCCCAACTGGGTTTGGATCAGTGGCAGCACTGTGCTTGGGGAGATGTCCCAACAGCCATGGCAACAGCTCGGTCTGAGGCATGCTGCGCGCGGTGACGGTTGGTCCTCCTTCGCCAAAGCCTTCGAAAGTCGCTGGGGAGATCAGCCCACGTTGCTCGAAGCGTCCGGCTACGACACTGCTCGCGTTCTGGCCCTGGCCGGAACGGCACCACCACCCCTTTCAAAAGAGGGGACCCCTGATGCGATGGGTTGGGTGGACCCTGATGCAAAGCCCGTCCCCCTCTGCAAAGGCTTCCAGATGCGTCAGCAGGGCAAGTCGCTTCGGATCCCCGCGGCGGCGAGTGATTTTCGCTTGCAACCAGGCCAGGCACCCTCGGGTTCAGCCATGGCCGGATTGATCAGGGGGTGA
- a CDS encoding nuclease: MRRLSVIRQLLFALLVLLIGVSPLSAAEVLQVRTPSLLQVGDRNRTYTVSLPCIAVPENSKGEAVEWLRQQLPRRQRVNLRPVGSSDGQLVARVIPIGSEIDLSSGLIAAGLASDSCSGETA; this comes from the coding sequence GTGCGGCGCCTCTCTGTGATTCGTCAACTTCTGTTCGCTCTTCTTGTTCTGCTGATCGGTGTGTCACCCCTAAGCGCCGCAGAGGTGCTGCAAGTTCGAACGCCATCTCTGCTGCAGGTGGGGGATCGCAACCGCACGTACACAGTGTCTTTGCCCTGCATCGCAGTCCCTGAGAACAGCAAGGGCGAAGCTGTGGAATGGTTGAGGCAGCAGTTGCCGCGGCGTCAACGCGTGAACCTTCGGCCTGTGGGGTCCAGTGATGGTCAGCTTGTGGCAAGGGTGATACCGATCGGTTCCGAGATCGATCTCAGCTCCGGGCTAATCGCAGCAGGTCTTGCCTCCGATAGCTGCTCCGGGGAGACGGCCTGA
- a CDS encoding Tab2 family RNA-binding protein — translation MRSPAKTGTDWELDFYSRPILQEDGRKRWELLITTTPPAFGDGSLFQFVRCCPSGEVNSLWLAAALNEAVADAESQGWGRPLRLRCWRSSMRTMVQRAAAELDLEMIASRRTYALLDWLTEREQLVYPQEKGFMAGPLAPPPATVPAPPVPLPEAAQGDAWSWAALPAGLLREAKSWPMDFSGLIPVPDDIDDDASVPGLRLFSQSRALAVAGWLGGLEPVRLMLDRRQLVLEAGQDDRWLVSDLEANAANDIDMAFTKAREQVKGLQFIAIQTNPEEQSFAGFWMMRDVPML, via the coding sequence ATGAGATCCCCTGCCAAGACTGGGACGGACTGGGAGCTCGACTTCTACTCCCGTCCGATCCTCCAGGAGGACGGACGCAAGCGCTGGGAACTGCTGATCACGACAACGCCACCGGCTTTCGGCGATGGAAGCCTTTTCCAATTCGTGCGGTGCTGTCCCTCCGGTGAAGTGAATTCGCTGTGGCTGGCTGCAGCCCTGAACGAGGCCGTCGCCGATGCTGAAAGCCAGGGATGGGGGCGACCGCTTCGGCTGCGGTGCTGGCGAAGCTCCATGCGCACGATGGTTCAACGGGCGGCCGCTGAGCTCGATCTCGAGATGATTGCCAGTCGGCGCACCTACGCCCTGCTCGATTGGCTCACGGAACGAGAACAACTGGTTTATCCCCAAGAGAAGGGATTCATGGCCGGCCCACTCGCCCCACCTCCCGCAACGGTGCCTGCTCCCCCAGTACCGCTCCCTGAAGCCGCCCAGGGTGATGCCTGGAGCTGGGCAGCACTCCCGGCGGGACTGCTGCGGGAAGCCAAAAGCTGGCCGATGGATTTCAGCGGCCTGATCCCTGTCCCGGACGACATTGACGATGACGCGTCCGTTCCCGGCCTGCGCCTGTTCAGCCAGTCCAGAGCCTTGGCGGTTGCGGGATGGCTGGGAGGTCTTGAGCCGGTGCGGCTGATGCTGGACCGACGGCAGCTTGTTCTGGAAGCTGGTCAGGACGACCGATGGCTCGTGAGTGATCTCGAGGCGAATGCCGCCAACGACATCGACATGGCGTTCACAAAAGCCAGGGAGCAGGTGAAAGGGCTCCAATTCATTGCCATCCAGACCAATCCTGAGGAGCAGTCGTTCGCCGGCTTCTGGATGATGCGTGATGTGCCCATGCTTTGA
- a CDS encoding acetyl-CoA carboxylase carboxyltransferase subunit alpha: protein MPRRPLLEFEKPLVELEQQIDQIRQLARDSEVDVSQQLLQLETLAERRRQEIFQGLTPAQKIQVARHPHRPSTLDFIQMFCDDWIELHGDRRGNDDQALVGGVGRLGDQPVLLIGHQKGRDTKENVARNFGMATPGGYRKALRLMDHADRFRLPILTFIDTPGAYAGLQAEEQGQGEAIAVNLREMFRLRVPVIATVIGEGGSGGALGIGVADRLLMFEHSVYTVASPEACASILWRDAGKAPEAAEALRITGSDLLGLGVVDEVLPEPSGGNNWAPLEAGQTLRAALERHLAELLLLSGQQLREGRYRKFRSMGRFIENKSHQAELAA, encoded by the coding sequence ATGCCCCGACGCCCCCTGCTCGAGTTTGAAAAGCCTCTGGTGGAGCTGGAGCAACAGATCGATCAGATCCGCCAGCTGGCCCGCGATTCCGAGGTGGATGTCAGTCAGCAGCTGCTCCAGCTCGAAACCTTGGCTGAACGCCGCCGTCAGGAGATTTTCCAGGGGCTCACACCGGCCCAGAAAATTCAGGTGGCTCGACACCCCCATCGGCCCAGCACGTTGGATTTCATCCAGATGTTCTGCGACGACTGGATTGAATTGCATGGTGATCGCCGCGGCAATGACGATCAGGCCCTCGTTGGAGGTGTGGGGCGTCTGGGCGATCAGCCCGTGCTGCTGATTGGGCACCAGAAGGGTCGAGACACGAAAGAAAATGTGGCGAGGAATTTCGGTATGGCCACGCCGGGTGGGTATCGCAAAGCCTTGCGCCTGATGGATCATGCCGATCGATTTCGGCTGCCGATCCTGACGTTCATCGACACACCGGGCGCTTACGCCGGCCTGCAGGCGGAGGAGCAAGGACAGGGTGAGGCGATTGCGGTGAACCTCCGCGAAATGTTCAGACTCAGGGTTCCAGTGATTGCAACGGTGATCGGCGAGGGAGGCTCGGGTGGCGCGCTTGGGATCGGGGTCGCCGATCGTTTGCTCATGTTTGAGCACAGCGTGTACACAGTCGCCAGTCCTGAAGCCTGTGCGTCGATCCTCTGGAGAGACGCTGGGAAGGCTCCAGAGGCTGCAGAAGCTTTGAGAATCACAGGGTCAGATTTGTTGGGTCTCGGGGTGGTGGATGAAGTTCTGCCCGAACCCTCTGGAGGCAACAACTGGGCGCCACTTGAGGCTGGTCAGACCCTTAGAGCCGCACTGGAGCGTCACCTTGCCGAGCTCCTTCTGTTGTCTGGCCAACAGCTTAGAGAAGGCCGTTACCGCAAATTCCGTTCAATGGGGCGTTTTATTGAAAATAAGTCACACCAGGCCGAGCTTGCTGCTTAA
- a CDS encoding NAD(P)/FAD-dependent oxidoreductase codes for MLRLSELRLPLDHSSDALQQKVLSQLRIPAERLHKIELVKRSIDARRRDRIQLVYSVDVEVEGEASLLRRYRGKAQIRQAPDTRYRLTAKASPESLKQRPVVVGAGPCGYFAALLLAQMGFKPLLLERGQPVKQRTLQTFGFWRGRLPFEPESNAQFGEGGAGTFSDGKLYSQISDPEHYGRKVLEELVACGASEEILTMHRPHIGTFKLATVVRGLRSRIEDLGGEVRFSSRVEGLLLAPSDGGKPHQLVGLRMADGQEIPCRHCVLAPGHSARDVFLMLERIGVQLERKPFSVGFRIEHPQPLIDQARWGPMAGHPRLGAAEYKLVHHASNGRCVYSFCMCPGGFVVGATSEPGKVVTNGMSQHSRNERNANSGLVVSIEQDDLAPYERHPGDSLAGIALQRDLEERAFCLGGSSYAAPVQRLEDFLAARPSKQLGSITASYQPGVTPTDLGSALPSVLISALREALPAFGRRLQGYDHPDAVLTAVETRTSSPVRIARDSELESLNTHGLIPAGEGAGYAGGILSAGIDGIRAAEALALQLLDGAGIAA; via the coding sequence ATGCTGAGACTGAGTGAACTTCGCCTCCCCCTTGATCACAGTTCCGATGCCCTTCAGCAGAAGGTTCTGAGTCAGCTCCGCATCCCAGCTGAGCGGCTTCACAAGATTGAGCTGGTGAAACGGAGCATTGATGCGCGCCGTCGGGACCGTATTCAGCTGGTTTACAGCGTGGATGTTGAGGTGGAAGGCGAAGCTTCGCTGCTACGCCGTTATCGCGGCAAAGCTCAAATTCGTCAGGCTCCCGATACGCGCTACAGGCTGACGGCAAAGGCTTCGCCTGAGTCCCTGAAACAACGACCGGTGGTGGTGGGAGCTGGACCCTGTGGCTATTTCGCAGCCCTTTTGTTGGCTCAGATGGGCTTCAAGCCACTGCTGCTTGAGCGGGGGCAACCTGTGAAACAGCGCACGCTTCAGACGTTTGGCTTCTGGCGGGGTCGTTTGCCGTTCGAGCCCGAATCAAATGCGCAATTTGGCGAGGGCGGTGCCGGGACCTTTTCCGATGGCAAGCTTTACAGCCAGATCAGTGATCCTGAGCACTACGGCCGCAAGGTTCTCGAGGAGCTGGTGGCCTGCGGAGCCAGTGAAGAGATCCTGACGATGCACCGTCCCCACATCGGCACCTTCAAGCTCGCCACGGTGGTTCGTGGGCTGAGATCCCGCATTGAAGACCTCGGCGGCGAGGTGCGTTTTTCCAGTCGCGTTGAAGGGTTGCTCTTAGCTCCTTCGGATGGGGGAAAGCCCCATCAACTGGTCGGGCTTCGAATGGCAGACGGGCAGGAGATTCCCTGCCGTCACTGCGTGCTGGCGCCTGGCCACTCAGCCCGCGACGTTTTTCTGATGCTGGAGCGGATCGGTGTGCAACTGGAGCGCAAACCGTTTTCCGTGGGTTTTCGCATCGAGCATCCCCAACCCTTGATTGATCAAGCTCGCTGGGGACCCATGGCGGGGCATCCCCGTCTCGGGGCCGCTGAATACAAGCTCGTTCACCACGCCAGCAATGGCCGCTGCGTTTACAGCTTCTGCATGTGCCCCGGGGGGTTCGTGGTGGGGGCAACCTCCGAGCCAGGCAAGGTTGTGACCAACGGCATGAGCCAGCACTCCCGCAATGAACGCAATGCCAACAGCGGCCTGGTGGTTTCGATCGAACAGGACGACCTTGCCCCCTATGAACGACATCCCGGGGACTCTCTTGCGGGGATCGCCCTGCAACGTGATCTGGAGGAGAGGGCCTTCTGTCTTGGAGGTTCCAGTTATGCCGCCCCTGTGCAGCGCCTCGAGGATTTCCTTGCGGCGCGACCGTCGAAACAGCTCGGCAGCATTACCGCCTCGTATCAGCCGGGTGTGACACCGACAGACCTTGGCTCGGCTTTGCCGTCCGTCCTGATTTCGGCCCTTCGGGAGGCTTTACCGGCCTTTGGACGACGCTTGCAGGGATATGACCACCCCGATGCCGTTCTCACTGCGGTGGAGACCCGGACCTCCTCACCTGTTCGGATTGCAAGGGACAGTGAGCTGGAGTCGTTGAACACGCATGGATTGATTCCTGCTGGGGAGGGGGCTGGCTATGCCGGCGGAATCCTCTCGGCGGGGATTGATGGCATCCGGGCTGCGGAAGCCCTCGCCCTTCAGCTGCTCGATGGTGCTGGTATCGCGGCCTGA
- a CDS encoding long-chain acyl-[acyl-carrier-protein] reductase has product MFGLIGHSTSFEAARRKAQELGFDHIAEGDLDVWCSAPPQLVEHVEMTSPVGTRIKGAYIDSCFVPEMLSRFKTARRKVLNAMELAQKKGINITALGGFTSIIFENFNLLQHKTVRSTTLEWERFTTGNTHTAWVICRQVENNAPSLGIDLKKAKVAVVGATGDIGSAVCRWLTARTGVGELLLVARQQQPLVDLQQELGGGRVLSLDEALPEADVVVWVASMPRTLHIDHERLRKPCLMIDGGYPKNLDAKVAGGDIRVLKGGIVEFCRDIGWSMMQLAEMEKPQRQMFACFAEAMLLEFEQCHTNFSWGRNNITLEKMDFIGAASVRHGFSTLNLQPKLHAAAA; this is encoded by the coding sequence ATGTTTGGTCTGATCGGACACTCCACGAGTTTCGAGGCAGCCCGCCGCAAGGCGCAGGAGCTCGGGTTCGACCACATCGCGGAAGGTGATCTGGATGTCTGGTGCAGTGCTCCTCCCCAGTTGGTTGAGCATGTCGAGATGACGAGTCCTGTCGGAACCCGCATCAAGGGTGCCTATATCGATTCATGTTTCGTGCCGGAGATGCTGAGCCGTTTCAAAACGGCACGGCGGAAGGTGTTGAACGCCATGGAGCTGGCTCAGAAAAAGGGCATCAACATCACGGCTCTCGGCGGATTCACTTCAATTATTTTCGAGAATTTCAACCTGCTTCAACACAAAACCGTCCGGAGCACTACTCTGGAATGGGAGCGGTTCACCACAGGCAATACCCATACAGCCTGGGTGATTTGTCGCCAGGTTGAAAACAATGCTCCGTCCCTTGGCATCGATTTGAAAAAAGCCAAAGTGGCGGTTGTGGGTGCCACAGGTGATATTGGTAGTGCGGTCTGTCGATGGCTCACGGCTCGCACCGGCGTGGGAGAGCTGCTTCTCGTTGCCCGCCAGCAACAACCTCTGGTCGATCTCCAGCAGGAACTTGGTGGAGGGCGTGTTCTCAGCCTGGACGAGGCATTGCCGGAGGCTGATGTGGTGGTTTGGGTGGCCAGCATGCCGCGAACACTCCACATCGATCACGAACGCCTTCGCAAGCCCTGTCTGATGATTGATGGTGGCTACCCGAAGAATCTGGATGCCAAGGTCGCCGGAGGTGACATCCGTGTCCTCAAGGGCGGCATCGTCGAGTTTTGTCGGGATATCGGCTGGTCAATGATGCAACTTGCCGAGATGGAGAAGCCCCAACGGCAGATGTTCGCCTGCTTCGCAGAGGCCATGCTGCTTGAATTCGAGCAGTGCCACACAAATTTCAGCTGGGGGAGAAACAACATCACTCTCGAGAAGATGGATTTCATCGGAGCGGCCTCTGTTCGCCACGGTTTTTCAACCCTCAACCTGCAGCCCAAGCTCCACGCCGCCGCCGCCTGA
- a CDS encoding creatininase family protein: MNRPDRRFERLSQPKAAAAGRRPGSTVIWPLGACEQHGPQLPLITDALFADRILDEVLNRLPPDCPIWRLPVQAIGFSPEHGDFPGTLSLPADLLIHLLQSVGSQLAAMGFQRLVLFNAHGGQIALLQVAARQLRCLAPSMAVLPCFIWSGVDGLETLLPQVELEQGLHAGLAETSLMLHLAPELVGPDRPVDGLSAPGPVPQAPEGWSLEGAAPCAWLTSDLSETGVIGDSRGSSEELGEALENRLVAHWHGLLESLLNSDWPPMKRTDAS, encoded by the coding sequence ATGAATCGGCCCGATCGCCGCTTCGAACGCCTGAGCCAGCCCAAGGCGGCGGCCGCAGGACGACGACCGGGTTCAACCGTGATCTGGCCTCTGGGGGCCTGTGAACAGCACGGGCCCCAGCTGCCTCTGATCACGGATGCCCTGTTCGCCGACAGGATTCTTGACGAAGTCCTGAATCGTTTGCCCCCGGATTGTCCGATCTGGCGTTTACCGGTGCAGGCAATCGGCTTCTCACCAGAGCATGGCGATTTCCCAGGCACCCTCAGCCTGCCTGCGGACCTGTTGATTCATCTGCTGCAGAGCGTCGGCTCGCAGTTGGCTGCGATGGGATTCCAGCGGCTGGTGTTGTTCAACGCCCATGGCGGACAGATCGCTCTCCTTCAGGTGGCAGCTCGCCAGCTGCGTTGTCTGGCCCCGTCGATGGCCGTCCTGCCCTGTTTCATCTGGAGCGGAGTTGATGGTCTCGAAACGCTCTTGCCTCAGGTGGAACTTGAGCAGGGGCTCCATGCCGGCCTTGCTGAGACCAGCCTGATGCTGCATCTCGCCCCCGAACTCGTGGGTCCAGACCGTCCTGTGGATGGTCTCTCAGCGCCCGGGCCCGTTCCTCAGGCTCCGGAAGGATGGTCCCTTGAGGGTGCAGCTCCTTGCGCCTGGCTGACGTCGGATCTCAGTGAGACAGGGGTGATCGGTGACAGCCGGGGATCCTCCGAAGAGCTCGGTGAAGCCCTTGAAAACAGACTTGTGGCCCACTGGCATGGGCTCCTGGAGTCGCTTCTGAATTCCGATTGGCCACCGATGAAAAGAACAGACGCGTCCTGA
- a CDS encoding S1 RNA-binding domain-containing protein, translating to MASAGSPQPNRPKPAKPAVDTTRKPLQVMQINRRQEEQERLEREAAEARKAAEAAAEKARKLEEAAGLTAPTRPSDGSATDSSGDEELFDMGAMDGMTMADLLGAPDQKPSRRDDPGGPRSVDDFDFDEDAFLAALDENEPVGTTGEVVKGKVIGLESDGVYVDIGGKAPGFMPKSEAGLGVITNFRERFPKGLEVEVLVTREQNADGMVTISCRALALRKSWDKVKEMEKQGLVVQVIVNGFNRGGVTCDLEGLRGFIPRSQLQNGENHQELVGKTLGVAFLEVNSETRKLVLSEKRAATAARFQELKVGELVEGQVAAVKPYGLFIDLGGVSGLLHQSVITNGSLRSIREVFDQGDRVKAMITELDPGRGRIALNTALLEGPPGELLVEKEKVMAEAEDRAARAQSVLQQQEQAAE from the coding sequence ATGGCGTCAGCCGGCAGTCCGCAGCCCAACAGGCCCAAGCCAGCGAAACCGGCTGTCGATACGACCCGTAAGCCGCTGCAGGTGATGCAGATCAATCGGCGGCAGGAAGAACAGGAGCGTCTCGAGCGCGAAGCTGCTGAAGCCAGAAAGGCTGCCGAAGCCGCTGCTGAGAAGGCCCGCAAACTCGAGGAGGCTGCCGGACTGACAGCGCCGACGCGGCCGTCCGATGGTTCAGCGACGGACTCCTCTGGCGATGAGGAGCTTTTTGATATGGGCGCCATGGACGGCATGACCATGGCTGATCTGCTCGGCGCGCCGGATCAGAAGCCCTCCCGGCGGGACGATCCAGGGGGGCCGAGAAGTGTTGATGATTTCGACTTCGATGAGGATGCCTTTCTGGCAGCCCTTGATGAAAACGAACCGGTTGGCACCACTGGAGAAGTGGTCAAAGGCAAGGTGATCGGGCTGGAGAGTGATGGTGTTTACGTGGATATCGGGGGTAAGGCTCCTGGGTTCATGCCCAAGAGCGAAGCGGGCCTTGGTGTCATTACCAACTTCCGCGAGCGCTTTCCAAAGGGTCTCGAGGTGGAGGTGCTGGTCACCCGCGAGCAGAACGCTGATGGGATGGTCACCATCAGCTGCCGTGCGCTGGCCCTGCGCAAGAGCTGGGACAAGGTCAAGGAGATGGAAAAGCAGGGCCTTGTCGTCCAGGTGATCGTCAACGGCTTCAACCGCGGGGGTGTCACCTGCGATCTCGAGGGATTGCGGGGCTTCATCCCCCGCTCCCAGCTCCAGAACGGTGAGAACCATCAGGAGCTCGTCGGCAAAACGCTTGGTGTCGCCTTCCTCGAGGTGAACTCGGAGACCCGCAAACTTGTGCTCTCCGAAAAACGGGCTGCCACGGCTGCCCGTTTCCAGGAACTGAAGGTCGGCGAGTTGGTTGAGGGTCAGGTCGCTGCGGTCAAGCCCTATGGGCTGTTCATCGACCTTGGCGGTGTCAGCGGTCTGTTGCATCAGTCCGTGATCACCAATGGCAGCCTGCGCTCCATCCGTGAGGTCTTCGATCAGGGGGACCGGGTGAAGGCGATGATCACCGAACTGGATCCTGGCCGTGGCCGGATCGCTCTGAACACCGCGCTGCTGGAGGGTCCACCAGGGGAGCTGCTGGTGGAGAAAGAAAAGGTGATGGCGGAGGCGGAAGATCGCGCCGCACGTGCCCAGAGCGTGCTTCAGCAACAGGAACAGGCTGCTGAATGA
- the pgeF gene encoding peptidoglycan editing factor PgeF yields the protein MTSSDPFQRPDSSFNTLDGWTWVGCYGGYYLQSDLLTEEGFEHGFFTRLWHGRGPDELVGYISAGVSVHRPQQIHSGLVLNASEASQAPWPEADGLISNRGGQSLWVCGADCTPVLIADPGTGHAAACHAGWRGVAARILPEAIQRLERLGAKRETMLVALGPAVSGERYQVGQDVVDAICDSLNQEAEDRPKRMGELREAGSLLEDQGPEKHRLDIRGAATQQLLAEGLPHERIAQCPFCTHAHPELFHSWRRDQVKAVQWSGIVSQAAIPAPSSS from the coding sequence TTGACCTCCAGCGACCCGTTCCAGCGACCAGACAGCAGCTTCAACACCCTTGATGGCTGGACATGGGTGGGGTGTTATGGCGGCTACTACCTGCAGTCCGATCTGCTGACGGAAGAGGGGTTCGAGCATGGCTTCTTCACTCGCCTTTGGCATGGCCGCGGGCCTGATGAGCTGGTTGGCTACATCAGCGCCGGGGTGAGCGTGCACAGGCCTCAACAGATCCACAGCGGACTTGTGCTGAACGCCAGCGAGGCATCCCAGGCACCATGGCCGGAGGCGGACGGATTGATCAGCAACCGTGGCGGTCAAAGCCTCTGGGTCTGCGGGGCCGATTGCACGCCGGTGCTGATCGCTGACCCTGGCACCGGGCATGCGGCCGCATGCCACGCCGGCTGGAGAGGCGTGGCCGCGAGGATCTTGCCCGAAGCAATCCAACGTCTTGAAAGGCTCGGTGCGAAACGAGAAACCATGCTGGTGGCCCTTGGACCGGCCGTAAGCGGCGAGCGTTACCAGGTTGGTCAGGACGTGGTGGATGCCATCTGCGACAGCCTGAACCAAGAGGCTGAGGACCGCCCGAAACGCATGGGAGAGCTTCGAGAAGCCGGTTCATTACTGGAGGATCAAGGGCCAGAGAAGCACCGCCTCGACATCCGTGGTGCAGCAACGCAGCAACTTCTTGCGGAGGGACTACCGCACGAGCGGATCGCCCAATGCCCGTTCTGCACGCACGCACACCCTGAACTCTTCCACTCCTGGAGACGTGATCAGGTGAAAGCTGTCCAGTGGAGCGGGATCGTGAGTCAGGCCGCGATACCAGCACCATCGAGCAGCTGA
- a CDS encoding aldehyde oxygenase (deformylating) — MTTLNAPVAAVMEGQDALPDFTTAAYKDAYSRINAIVIEGEQEAHDNYISLGTLIPDQADELNKLARMEMKHMKGFTSCGRNLGVKADMEFAKTFFEPLHGNFQAAMKEGKVVTCLLIQALLIEAFAISAYHIYIPVADPFARKITEGVVKDEYTHLNYGQEWLKANFEASKDELFEANKANLPLIRSMLEEVSADAAVLHMEKEDLIEDFLIAYQEALSEIGFSSRDIARMAAAALSV, encoded by the coding sequence ATGACGACCCTCAATGCACCTGTGGCTGCTGTGATGGAGGGCCAGGATGCGCTGCCGGACTTCACAACCGCGGCTTACAAGGATGCATACAGCCGCATCAACGCCATTGTCATCGAGGGTGAGCAGGAGGCTCATGACAACTACATCTCACTGGGAACACTGATTCCCGATCAGGCTGATGAGCTCAATAAGCTCGCTCGCATGGAGATGAAGCACATGAAGGGCTTCACCTCCTGTGGACGCAATCTCGGCGTCAAAGCCGACATGGAGTTCGCCAAAACATTCTTCGAACCCCTGCACGGAAATTTTCAGGCTGCAATGAAGGAGGGCAAGGTTGTTACCTGCCTGCTCATTCAGGCGTTGTTGATTGAAGCTTTTGCTATCTCGGCTTATCACATTTATATCCCCGTTGCTGATCCTTTTGCCCGCAAGATCACCGAGGGGGTGGTAAAGGATGAATACACCCATCTCAACTACGGGCAGGAGTGGTTGAAAGCCAATTTCGAAGCCAGCAAGGACGAGCTCTTCGAAGCCAACAAGGCCAACCTGCCACTGATCCGCTCGATGCTTGAGGAGGTGTCTGCTGATGCTGCAGTGCTTCACATGGAAAAGGAGGATCTGATCGAGGACTTCCTGATCGCCTACCAGGAAGCACTCTCTGAAATCGGCTTCAGCTCGAGGGACATTGCCCGGATGGCTGCTGCAGCCTTGTCGGTCTGA
- a CDS encoding GIVxVP protein: MADNRIARGIVLVPCLLLGGAFLATAVWGQGPASDNRFLAVAIGIGLLLAGGLSQLSADPADAENSEQ, from the coding sequence GTGGCGGATAATCGCATCGCACGGGGCATTGTTCTGGTGCCGTGTCTGCTTCTCGGGGGAGCGTTTCTGGCCACTGCCGTCTGGGGCCAAGGTCCTGCTTCCGATAATCGATTCTTGGCAGTGGCCATCGGAATTGGCTTGCTGCTTGCGGGTGGTTTATCTCAGTTGAGCGCAGATCCTGCAGATGCTGAGAACTCAGAACAATGA